Part of the Geobacter pickeringii genome, GCACGCCCGACAGGGCGGCCAGAACGGAGGCGCAGAGCAGGAGCGCTCCGGGTGATATCATTTCCCCTCCACCGGCCATCGGCTCATCCTCCCCGGGATCGCCGGATCCCGCCCCCCGCAGCGCGGGCAGGCGCCATCTCCGCCGAAGTCGTCATGGACTCACAGCCCCAGCTGCAGGCGGAGCGCCTTCTCCACCTGATCCATGAGCGGCCTGCTCAGGAACCCCCGCCGTTCCCCCACCACCTTGGACTTGTCGATGGTGATGATGATGTGGGAGCTGAGCTTGGTGTCGGCGGCCAGGCCGGTTTTCTCCGCCGGGAGGAAGGTCTCGAATTCGTAGATCTTCTCCAGGTTCCGGAAGGAGAGGGGGGTGATGGTGACCACCGGTGAAAATTCGTTGCTGATGTTGTTGCTCACCACCACGC contains:
- a CDS encoding type II toxin-antitoxin system PemK/MazF family toxin, with protein sequence MFKRGGIYSVNLAHEGDGTPEICPCVVVSNNISNEFSPVVTITPLSFRNLEKIYEFETFLPAEKTGLAADTKLSSHIIITIDKSKVVGERRGFLSRPLMDQVEKALRLQLGL